A genomic stretch from Natronomonas gomsonensis includes:
- a CDS encoding VOC family protein, which produces MTDLTAHHVGLTVSNLDRAVAFYRDTLGLEVLSRFEVGGEAFATAVDVDGASGTFAHLDADGVRIELVEYDPEGPASTSALNQPGACHVGFAVEDVDAFVAGLPDDIETVSEPRTTESGTRLVFLRDPDGNRIELLGG; this is translated from the coding sequence ATGACCGACCTCACGGCCCACCACGTCGGCCTGACAGTCTCGAATCTCGACCGTGCAGTCGCTTTCTATCGCGACACGCTCGGTCTCGAAGTCCTCTCCCGGTTCGAAGTCGGCGGCGAGGCGTTCGCGACCGCCGTCGACGTCGACGGCGCCTCCGGAACGTTCGCACACCTCGATGCCGACGGCGTCCGCATCGAACTCGTCGAGTACGACCCCGAGGGACCGGCTTCCACCTCGGCGCTCAACCAACCGGGGGCTTGCCACGTCGGGTTCGCCGTCGAGGACGTCGACGCCTTCGTCGCCGGCCTGCCCGACGACATCGAGACGGTCAGCGAGCCACGGACGACCGAAAGCGGGACGCGACTCGTCTTCCTCCGTGACCCCGATGGGAATCGAATCGAACTACTCGGAGGATAA
- a CDS encoding aldo/keto reductase, which produces MSQPEIPAPGFGTSGLEGEECVEAVGAALEAGYRHIDTAQMYDNEAAVGEALAESDVDREAVFLATKVHPDSLAPDDVRRTTEASLDRLGVDAVDLLYVHWPIRAYDAETTLAAFDGLREAGLTRHVGISNFTPELLREARELLDSPILAHQLECHPLLPQSELADIARETGHRLVAYSPLAQGELLEHSTVRMVADDLGVTPAQAVLAWHLDRDIIPIPKARGEHVRENIGAREVALTDEARTCLDGIDERRRVVDPDGAPWN; this is translated from the coding sequence ATGTCACAACCGGAAATCCCAGCCCCGGGGTTCGGCACGTCGGGATTAGAGGGCGAAGAGTGCGTCGAAGCGGTCGGTGCGGCGCTCGAAGCGGGCTATCGGCACATCGACACCGCACAGATGTACGACAACGAAGCGGCGGTCGGCGAGGCGCTGGCCGAAAGCGACGTTGACCGCGAGGCGGTGTTTCTCGCGACGAAGGTACACCCCGACTCGCTCGCGCCCGATGACGTACGTCGGACGACCGAAGCGAGTCTCGACAGACTCGGCGTCGATGCGGTCGATTTGCTGTACGTCCACTGGCCGATTCGCGCCTACGACGCCGAGACGACGCTGGCGGCGTTCGACGGACTCCGTGAGGCGGGCCTGACACGCCACGTCGGCATCTCGAACTTCACGCCCGAACTCCTCAGGGAGGCCCGCGAACTGCTCGACTCGCCAATCCTCGCCCACCAACTGGAGTGTCATCCGCTGTTGCCCCAATCCGAGTTGGCAGATATCGCCCGCGAGACGGGCCATCGTCTCGTCGCGTACTCCCCGCTCGCACAGGGTGAGTTACTCGAACATTCCACCGTTCGGATGGTCGCCGACGACCTCGGCGTGACGCCCGCACAGGCGGTGTTGGCGTGGCACCTTGACCGAGACATCATCCCGATTCCGAAGGCTCGCGGCGAACACGTCCGGGAGAACATCGGTGCCAGAGAGGTCGCACTCACCGACGAAGCCCGGACCTGTCTCGACGGCATCGACGAACGACGACGCGTGGTCGACCCCGACGGCGCGCCGTGGAACTGA
- a CDS encoding DUF5796 family protein, with translation MSQRSDIAPDTLSVSLEPEGVEVEYVDGRSVFYHGVPAKREGSVVCGPGKDVHVLVTSPDEREGVMVYVNDRNTHDDILESTGVGRVIIERDEETSLFPGVDAENHGYRVEVSADPEAARGRVFVFAEDEMGEASYEIVSASNDEGEPVTDGDDSDGDK, from the coding sequence ATGAGCCAGCGAAGCGACATCGCACCTGACACCCTCTCGGTCTCGCTGGAGCCGGAGGGCGTCGAGGTGGAGTACGTCGACGGGCGGTCGGTGTTCTACCACGGCGTGCCGGCAAAGCGGGAGGGGTCGGTCGTCTGTGGCCCCGGCAAGGACGTCCACGTCCTCGTCACCTCCCCCGACGAACGGGAGGGCGTCATGGTGTACGTCAACGACCGCAACACCCACGACGACATCCTCGAATCGACCGGCGTTGGGCGCGTCATCATCGAACGCGACGAGGAGACCTCGCTGTTTCCCGGCGTCGACGCCGAAAACCACGGCTACCGGGTCGAAGTGTCCGCAGACCCCGAAGCCGCCCGCGGGCGGGTGTTCGTCTTCGCCGAAGACGAGATGGGCGAGGCGTCCTACGAAATCGTCTCGGCGAGCAACGACGAGGGCGAACCCGTCACCGACGGAGACGATTCAGACGGGGACAAGTGA
- a CDS encoding DUF7508 domain-containing protein: MPLKKAWQPLERSTVGTAPDRYGVYELGDGDGNVLAVDHGPLRDSLKEALAYGDGEEVRWQTTQNRQQAERLTEEHRNRL, from the coding sequence ATGCCGCTGAAGAAGGCGTGGCAACCGCTCGAACGGTCGACCGTCGGGACGGCACCGGACCGGTACGGCGTGTACGAACTCGGAGACGGCGACGGGAACGTCCTCGCAGTCGACCACGGACCGCTCCGTGACAGCCTGAAGGAGGCCCTCGCCTACGGCGACGGCGAAGAGGTCCGGTGGCAAACGACCCAGAACCGCCAACAGGCCGAGCGACTCACCGAAGAACACCGGAACCGGTTATAG
- a CDS encoding sensor histidine kinase: MFESPGRRWGFVFISLGVTLAAAGLTFWFAWGLPGTSSVNQAVLGIVVHVVFGYIVVMSGLTIYRSDLDTAECFSAAKWCAGGFGLMALFVLWASAPDLLAGQFTLEILNELVVVGSVGAAAGALIGLNRGQAVQNRRLVEEKEDQRDTLLFLLRLLRHDVRHDLVTIGGYADLLEGEVESAQNREYLEHIEGRTESMRQLLETADAIIESETGNRDLEPIDLAPVLREQSSLIQSKAPEATVVTDIDDPLYVEADDLVVELFKNLLDNAVSHNPTENLTVTVDGTTDGEAIVVRIDDDGEGIPESVRDDMFDPEVRGQSSDGDGLGLYLVRKLADSYDAGIDVADTNDGTRFTVRFPRSEGGSDGSLGPFENGSGVGSGGENVTP, from the coding sequence ATGTTCGAAAGCCCCGGTCGACGGTGGGGGTTCGTGTTTATCTCCCTCGGCGTGACCCTCGCAGCCGCGGGACTGACCTTCTGGTTCGCGTGGGGACTTCCGGGGACGTCGTCGGTCAATCAGGCGGTACTGGGAATCGTCGTCCACGTCGTCTTCGGATACATCGTCGTGATGTCGGGGCTGACCATCTACCGGAGCGACCTTGACACAGCAGAGTGTTTCAGCGCCGCGAAGTGGTGTGCCGGCGGGTTCGGACTCATGGCGCTGTTCGTCCTCTGGGCGTCGGCCCCGGACCTCCTCGCGGGACAGTTCACTCTCGAAATCCTCAACGAACTCGTCGTCGTCGGGTCGGTCGGCGCCGCCGCGGGCGCCCTCATCGGCCTCAACCGGGGCCAGGCCGTCCAGAACCGACGGCTCGTCGAGGAGAAGGAAGACCAGCGAGACACGCTGTTGTTCCTGCTTCGACTCCTCAGACACGACGTTCGTCACGACCTCGTGACCATCGGCGGCTATGCCGACCTCCTCGAAGGCGAGGTCGAATCCGCACAGAACCGCGAGTACCTCGAACACATCGAGGGCCGCACCGAGTCGATGCGACAACTGCTCGAAACCGCCGACGCGATTATCGAATCCGAAACCGGAAACCGCGACCTCGAACCCATCGACCTCGCCCCCGTGCTTCGGGAACAGAGTTCGTTGATACAGTCGAAGGCGCCCGAAGCGACGGTCGTTACCGATATCGACGACCCGCTGTACGTCGAGGCTGACGACCTCGTCGTCGAGTTGTTCAAGAACCTTCTCGACAACGCAGTTTCGCACAACCCGACCGAGAATCTCACGGTTACGGTCGATGGCACCACCGACGGCGAGGCCATCGTCGTGCGAATCGACGACGACGGCGAGGGGATTCCGGAGTCGGTTCGAGACGACATGTTCGACCCCGAAGTTCGGGGACAATCGAGCGACGGGGACGGACTGGGGCTGTACCTCGTCCGGAAACTCGCCGACTCCTACGACGCCGGCATCGACGTAGCCGACACCAACGACGGTACTCGGTTCACGGTTCGCTTCCCGCGGTCAGAGGGCGGGAGCGACGGTTCGCTCGGACCCTTCGAGAACGGAAGCGGAGTGGGGAGTGGCGGGGAGAACGTCACACCCTAG
- a CDS encoding FAD-binding oxidoreductase has translation MTEDRQLSFWAWGYEDRLPDDDERRELAARIEGMLGFPERPVMEYPTLADIDMPEPRIDVPAELADFATTDRRARASHTYGKGYRDLVRGFHGDFSKAPDVVATPRDESDVEAVIEWATADGVAVVPFGGGTSVVAGIECGGDGYAGVCSLDMREMDAVLEVDEHSRSAKIQAGATGPEIQDQLREHGLQLRHYPQSYEFSTFGGWVATRAGGHFATRYTHIDDFVESVRAVTPAGNLETRRLPTSGAGPDPNRFLLGSEGAFGVITEGWTRVQPRPPHRARATMYFDDYWDAVEATRDIVQARLYPANCRLLDSNEAMLNELAFDGSHLLVLGFESTDHPVDDDLERAMALAEAHGGTCPEGPTIEDRSADSGESDNDRSDSSEGSWRDSFIEAPYMFNSLVSMGVLVDTFETAVTWEKFPDLHEALQENVVGAMEDECGAGFLSCRFTHVYEDGPAPYYTLLAPAEVGRELEQWNVIKQAASDTLMEYGATITHHHAVGRVHRDHYHEEVPDGYLDALQSMKRTLDPDGIMNPGALL, from the coding sequence ATGACCGAGGACCGACAGCTGAGTTTCTGGGCGTGGGGCTACGAGGACCGCCTCCCCGACGACGACGAGCGCCGGGAGTTGGCTGCCCGAATCGAGGGGATGCTCGGGTTTCCCGAACGACCCGTCATGGAGTACCCGACGCTTGCCGACATCGACATGCCAGAACCCCGCATCGACGTGCCGGCGGAACTGGCCGACTTCGCGACGACCGACCGCCGAGCGCGGGCCAGCCACACCTACGGGAAGGGGTATCGCGACCTCGTTCGCGGTTTCCACGGCGACTTCTCGAAGGCCCCCGACGTGGTCGCAACGCCCCGAGACGAAAGCGACGTCGAGGCGGTCATCGAATGGGCGACCGCCGACGGCGTCGCCGTCGTGCCCTTCGGTGGCGGCACGAGCGTCGTCGCCGGCATCGAGTGCGGCGGCGACGGCTACGCCGGCGTCTGCTCGCTCGACATGCGAGAGATGGACGCGGTACTGGAAGTCGACGAACACTCCCGAAGTGCGAAGATTCAAGCCGGCGCGACTGGCCCCGAAATTCAGGACCAACTGCGGGAACACGGCCTGCAGTTGCGACACTACCCACAGTCCTACGAGTTCTCGACGTTCGGCGGGTGGGTCGCCACCCGCGCCGGCGGCCACTTCGCGACGCGATACACCCACATCGACGACTTCGTCGAGTCGGTCCGAGCGGTGACGCCCGCCGGAAACTTAGAGACGCGTCGACTGCCCACCTCCGGTGCCGGCCCCGATCCGAACCGCTTTCTTTTGGGCAGCGAGGGCGCCTTCGGCGTCATCACGGAGGGGTGGACCCGCGTCCAGCCCCGGCCGCCGCACCGTGCCCGGGCGACGATGTACTTCGACGACTACTGGGACGCCGTCGAGGCGACGCGGGACATCGTTCAGGCGCGACTGTACCCCGCCAACTGCCGACTCCTCGACAGCAACGAGGCGATGTTGAACGAACTCGCCTTCGACGGCAGCCACCTGCTCGTGTTGGGCTTCGAGTCGACTGACCACCCCGTCGACGACGACCTCGAACGCGCGATGGCGTTGGCCGAAGCCCACGGCGGCACCTGCCCCGAGGGACCGACGATAGAGGACCGCTCGGCCGATAGCGGCGAATCGGACAACGACCGCTCCGACTCCTCGGAGGGGTCGTGGCGCGACTCCTTCATCGAGGCGCCGTACATGTTCAACTCGCTGGTCTCGATGGGCGTCCTCGTCGACACCTTCGAGACGGCGGTGACCTGGGAGAAGTTCCCCGACCTCCACGAGGCGCTCCAGGAGAACGTCGTCGGCGCGATGGAGGACGAATGCGGCGCCGGGTTCCTCTCGTGTCGGTTCACGCACGTCTACGAGGACGGCCCCGCGCCGTACTACACCCTGCTCGCGCCGGCCGAGGTGGGCAGAGAGCTAGAGCAGTGGAACGTCATCAAGCAGGCCGCATCGGATACGCTGATGGAGTACGGCGCGACCATCACGCACCACCACGCCGTCGGCCGGGTCCACCGCGACCACTACCACGAGGAGGTGCCGGACGGCTACCTCGACGCCCTGCAGTCGATGAAGCGGACGCTGGACCCCGACGGCATCATGAACCCCGGCGCCCTGCTGTAG
- a CDS encoding DUF2391 domain-containing protein has translation MADEDPTTAEVLERLESLEESVSAGEERRRARRIRRLAEGMHRFERRTFDNVERNIQRYTTRDVLEAFVGSTIFSLPLVVEGGVLEIGSHFATSLVYGVPVYFLANAVFVVTITAGLLYYAEFREVEIQLAFGFVPKRLVGVLAIAFLTATATMALWGRLDIAEPFLSLCQISVVWTAGAFGAGLGDILPGENEGEEIGDLFGGT, from the coding sequence ATGGCCGACGAGGACCCGACGACCGCCGAGGTGCTCGAGCGACTGGAGTCCCTCGAGGAGTCGGTGTCGGCCGGAGAGGAGCGTCGCCGTGCCCGTCGAATCCGCCGCCTCGCCGAGGGAATGCACCGATTCGAGCGGCGGACGTTCGACAACGTCGAGCGGAACATCCAGCGATACACCACCAGAGACGTACTGGAGGCGTTCGTCGGGTCGACCATCTTCTCGCTGCCGCTGGTCGTCGAGGGAGGCGTCCTCGAAATCGGCTCCCACTTCGCCACCTCGCTGGTGTACGGCGTTCCGGTGTACTTCTTGGCCAACGCCGTCTTCGTGGTCACCATCACGGCCGGCCTGCTGTACTACGCGGAGTTCCGGGAGGTCGAGATACAACTCGCCTTCGGGTTCGTCCCGAAACGGCTGGTCGGTGTCCTCGCCATCGCGTTTCTGACTGCCACGGCGACGATGGCGCTATGGGGGCGGCTCGACATCGCAGAGCCGTTTCTCAGCCTGTGTCAAATCAGCGTCGTCTGGACGGCCGGCGCGTTCGGCGCCGGTCTCGGGGACATCCTCCCCGGCGAAAACGAGGGCGAGGAAATCGGCGACCTCTTCGGCGGAACGTAA
- a CDS encoding SMP-30/gluconolactonase/LRE family protein, translated as MALGFVRRHPLATAGILVGAVGIAGSRVESRLDPAGWNPPDPPAMVGPLNSNRSLTGRETVVECEGPEDVAFDDEGRLYTGTEDGAVVRTTEPVDDGTTNAELEPFADTGGRALGMEFDGENLLVAAEGAGLLSIDPTGEVTTLSSSADGRDIVFADDLHVADDGTVYFTDATVHELFQDELFELQNTGRLLAYRPDSGETTVELADLGFANGVCPHEDGESLLITETSRYRITRYYVEGDRAGESEVFAENLPGYPDNIEVAGDGDHWVAIPSLRDSTLDGLHRVPWLKRQLGKFPEAVLEQVSGDAYGPVLRLDSEGDIVESLHDPTGGVFGVTSATPHDGALYLGSLFGYRVVRCPLE; from the coding sequence ATGGCACTCGGATTCGTCCGACGGCATCCGCTCGCGACGGCAGGAATACTGGTCGGTGCTGTCGGCATCGCCGGCTCACGCGTCGAGTCACGACTGGACCCGGCGGGCTGGAACCCACCGGACCCCCCTGCAATGGTCGGCCCGCTGAACTCCAATCGGAGCCTCACCGGCCGGGAGACCGTCGTGGAGTGTGAGGGGCCAGAGGACGTAGCCTTCGACGACGAAGGACGGCTGTACACCGGTACCGAGGACGGCGCGGTCGTCCGGACGACGGAACCGGTCGACGACGGGACGACCAACGCCGAGTTGGAACCGTTCGCCGACACCGGCGGTCGCGCACTCGGCATGGAGTTCGACGGCGAAAACTTGCTCGTCGCCGCCGAAGGTGCGGGCCTGCTGTCTATCGACCCTACTGGCGAGGTGACGACCCTATCGAGTAGCGCGGACGGACGCGACATCGTCTTCGCCGACGACCTTCACGTCGCCGACGACGGCACCGTCTACTTCACCGATGCGACGGTCCACGAACTGTTCCAGGACGAACTGTTCGAACTACAGAACACCGGCCGTCTGCTGGCGTACCGTCCCGACTCCGGGGAGACGACCGTCGAACTGGCGGACCTCGGCTTCGCCAACGGCGTTTGTCCCCACGAAGACGGCGAGTCGTTGCTGATAACGGAGACCTCTCGCTATCGCATCACGCGGTACTACGTCGAGGGCGACCGCGCCGGCGAATCCGAGGTCTTCGCCGAGAACCTCCCCGGCTACCCGGACAACATCGAGGTCGCCGGCGACGGCGACCACTGGGTGGCGATTCCGAGCCTCCGGGACTCGACGCTGGACGGCCTCCATCGGGTGCCGTGGCTGAAGCGCCAACTCGGGAAGTTCCCCGAAGCCGTCTTAGAGCAGGTCAGCGGCGACGCCTACGGACCCGTGTTGCGGCTGGATTCCGAGGGCGATATCGTCGAGTCGCTACACGACCCCACAGGCGGCGTCTTCGGCGTCACCTCCGCGACGCCCCACGACGGCGCGCTGTATCTCGGATCGCTGTTCGGCTACCGGGTCGTGCGCTGTCCGCTGGAGTAG
- the dinB gene encoding DNA polymerase IV, whose amino-acid sequence MARLPGVSTPDQVVCHVDMDCFYAACERLKEPGLAGEPVVVGMGYESGEAHGAVATASYEAREYGVESAMAISEALELLPRRETAEDDEDTGVYRPVDMAFYESVSADVKAVLDDDAETVRNVSIDEAYLDLGDLAWEEAREFGRELKADIEDEAGVVASVGIAPNMTTAKLASDADKPDGLVVVEPNEVRDFLAPMAVEDLHGVGPVTARELRKMDFETAGDIAAAEETVLVDAFGERGRDLHAQARGEDDREVEPKGRPKSLSSESAFVEATADPETKREKVRGLAEEVADRATAKGALYRTIGIKVVEPPFDVNTRARSLSGPVDDPDLVEAVALDLLSEFDDDRVRKLGVRVSNLSFDDREQASLDAWEDSDDEVETDHDIRKRHRERTRGGQVDLSEFQ is encoded by the coding sequence ATGGCTCGGCTCCCGGGCGTATCGACGCCCGACCAGGTGGTGTGTCACGTCGATATGGACTGCTTTTATGCCGCCTGTGAGCGACTCAAGGAGCCAGGGCTGGCGGGCGAACCGGTCGTCGTCGGGATGGGCTACGAGTCGGGCGAGGCTCACGGCGCGGTCGCTACCGCCAGCTACGAAGCACGGGAGTACGGCGTGGAGTCGGCGATGGCCATCTCGGAGGCCTTAGAATTGCTCCCCCGCCGGGAAACCGCCGAGGACGACGAGGACACCGGCGTCTACCGGCCCGTCGACATGGCGTTCTACGAGTCAGTAAGCGCCGACGTGAAGGCAGTCCTCGACGACGACGCCGAGACTGTCCGGAACGTCTCCATCGACGAGGCGTACCTCGATTTGGGCGACCTCGCGTGGGAGGAGGCCCGCGAGTTCGGCCGCGAGTTGAAAGCCGACATCGAAGATGAGGCCGGTGTCGTCGCCTCGGTCGGCATCGCGCCGAACATGACGACGGCGAAACTCGCCTCCGATGCCGATAAACCGGACGGACTCGTCGTCGTCGAACCAAACGAAGTCAGGGACTTTCTCGCGCCGATGGCCGTCGAGGACCTCCACGGCGTCGGGCCAGTCACCGCCCGCGAACTGCGCAAGATGGATTTCGAGACGGCCGGCGACATCGCCGCCGCCGAGGAGACGGTGCTAGTCGACGCCTTCGGCGAACGCGGACGTGACCTCCACGCCCAAGCGCGCGGCGAAGACGACCGCGAGGTCGAACCGAAGGGCCGACCCAAGAGCCTCTCCAGCGAGTCGGCGTTCGTTGAGGCGACCGCCGACCCGGAGACGAAACGCGAGAAAGTGAGAGGGTTGGCCGAGGAGGTCGCCGACCGCGCGACTGCGAAGGGCGCGCTGTATCGCACCATCGGCATCAAGGTCGTCGAACCGCCGTTCGACGTGAACACTCGCGCTCGGTCGCTGTCGGGACCGGTCGACGACCCGGACCTCGTGGAAGCCGTCGCGCTCGATTTGCTCTCGGAGTTCGACGACGACCGGGTTCGGAAACTCGGCGTCCGCGTCTCGAATCTCTCCTTCGACGACCGCGAACAGGCGAGTCTGGACGCGTGGGAGGACTCCGACGACGAGGTCGAGACGGACCACGACATCCGAAAACGCCACCGGGAACGGACCCGAGGGGGACAGGTCGACCTCTCGGAGTTCCAGTAG
- a CDS encoding outer membrane protein assembly factor BamB family protein has product MRYCRRTVLSALAAGAVGVAGCSGDQSPDGNGGTDGGTPAESSPSIGGVTGTWQTAGGPTNQANRIDGVSGRGPEPPFTRVWSDGDINTGFNLIGPDGRFYNHDSSSQSGGITVVDAATGSDEWSTSIDDGSDAIGRPLWVDEDAVICSYGAVSPSDGSRLWERVNTDRFRGQCADATGLYGQGFDAGQPRPVRKRGVDDGKQRWSYDLSEVQSARPKFVADGRLFARGRADGDEVTLTLDAETGRDSRIFDSGAPAAVDNRFYYLRGGGSLSAVDPDSGETAWDVATEPYNFVVGDERFYYLDRSAGSILAREKASGDELWSVSLGVRTVAFLFGAGDRIYVSGVQGGGTSEESLTAQTTALTPSGEQAWSTDGFLAQFVTEQAVYGSTIQSDTPVMGGYVPQAE; this is encoded by the coding sequence ATGCGATATTGCAGACGAACGGTTCTGTCTGCGCTCGCGGCGGGGGCAGTGGGGGTCGCCGGCTGTTCAGGTGACCAGTCCCCCGACGGGAACGGCGGAACCGACGGCGGAACACCCGCGGAGAGTAGCCCTTCTATCGGCGGCGTCACCGGTACGTGGCAAACCGCTGGAGGACCGACGAATCAGGCAAACCGCATCGATGGCGTCTCGGGCCGTGGTCCCGAACCCCCGTTCACGCGGGTGTGGTCCGATGGGGACATCAATACCGGTTTCAACCTCATCGGGCCGGATGGACGGTTCTACAATCACGACTCGTCTTCGCAATCCGGGGGAATCACGGTCGTCGACGCAGCGACGGGAAGCGACGAATGGTCGACATCTATCGACGACGGCAGCGACGCCATCGGTCGCCCGCTGTGGGTCGACGAGGATGCAGTCATCTGTTCCTACGGCGCGGTTTCCCCTTCCGATGGCAGTCGTCTGTGGGAGCGCGTGAACACCGACCGCTTCCGTGGACAGTGTGCCGACGCGACGGGCCTGTACGGTCAGGGATTCGACGCCGGGCAGCCGAGACCGGTTCGGAAGCGCGGTGTCGATGACGGCAAACAGCGCTGGTCGTACGACCTCTCCGAGGTTCAGTCTGCTCGACCTAAGTTCGTCGCGGACGGTCGCCTCTTCGCTCGTGGGAGGGCCGACGGCGACGAGGTGACGCTCACGCTGGACGCCGAGACGGGCAGGGACTCCCGGATATTCGACAGTGGCGCTCCGGCAGCGGTCGATAACCGGTTCTACTACCTCCGCGGTGGTGGAAGCCTCAGCGCCGTCGACCCCGACTCCGGCGAGACGGCCTGGGACGTAGCCACCGAACCCTACAACTTCGTCGTCGGTGACGAGCGGTTCTATTATCTCGACCGGTCGGCCGGAAGCATCCTCGCCCGAGAGAAGGCAAGTGGTGACGAACTGTGGTCCGTCTCGCTCGGGGTTCGGACAGTAGCGTTCCTCTTCGGTGCCGGCGACCGAATCTACGTCAGCGGTGTCCAAGGTGGTGGAACATCCGAAGAGTCGTTAACGGCGCAGACAACGGCGCTTACGCCGAGTGGCGAGCAGGCGTGGTCGACAGACGGGTTCCTCGCTCAGTTCGTCACAGAACAGGCCGTCTACGGCAGTACCATCCAGTCGGATACGCCCGTCATGGGTGGGTACGTTCCACAGGCCGAATGA
- a CDS encoding acyltransferase, whose product MNIDETARIENSTLGDVEIREYVTVHDSEIATGCRIYERTSIKKSNIDGPTDINANAYVENARIGTEVQVGPNAAVVGVTHDRDGDGMTFREDTFETVVLEDGAFVGAGAVVLSGVTVGENAVVGAGVTVTEDVAAGTVVRDGR is encoded by the coding sequence ATGAACATTGACGAGACGGCACGTATCGAGAATTCGACGCTCGGCGACGTAGAAATCCGAGAGTACGTGACCGTACACGACTCCGAAATCGCCACCGGGTGCCGAATCTACGAACGAACGTCCATCAAGAAATCCAACATCGACGGCCCGACAGACATCAACGCCAACGCCTACGTCGAGAACGCCCGAATCGGGACGGAGGTACAGGTCGGCCCAAACGCCGCCGTCGTCGGCGTGACTCACGACCGCGACGGCGACGGAATGACCTTCCGCGAGGACACCTTCGAGACGGTCGTACTGGAGGATGGCGCCTTCGTCGGTGCCGGCGCGGTCGTGTTGTCCGGCGTGACCGTCGGCGAGAACGCCGTCGTCGGGGCCGGCGTGACGGTGACGGAAGACGTCGCGGCCGGGACGGTCGTTCGGGACGGCCGATAG